The following are encoded together in the Geobacter sulfurreducens PCA genome:
- a CDS encoding IS4-like element ISGsu1 family transposase codes for MAHCNTVLNQVVGFFKRHEFESLARKHHIGQKFRSFNRWSQFMAMMVCQLSGRKSLRDIVENLKAQGHKLYHLGMKTVSRTTLARVNDEQPHELYKELFYKMLHRCKAVAPSHRFKIDEKVYLLDATTINLCLEAFPWATYRQKKGAIKMHVGLDADGYLPEFIDVTEGKKHEMSWARMLQLPAGSLAVFDRGFTDYDWWQQLTTNGIFFVTRLKENALVEYFKKRPGRKATGVILDQEIRLKGMKDKLRLVQFIADDGNDYRFVTNAHHLKAAIVADLYKERWKIELFFKWIKQNLKIKTFLGTSENAVLTQIWIALCVYLVLAYLTFLSKIGSSMQQILRLLQLNLFERRDLESLFKPPKVEASPQLVLL; via the coding sequence GTGGCACATTGTAACACAGTCCTTAACCAAGTTGTCGGTTTTTTCAAGAGACATGAATTTGAATCCCTTGCCCGCAAGCATCACATCGGGCAGAAGTTTCGTTCTTTTAACCGTTGGTCGCAGTTCATGGCGATGATGGTTTGTCAACTTTCCGGCAGAAAAAGTCTGCGGGATATCGTGGAAAACCTCAAGGCCCAAGGCCACAAGCTCTATCATCTGGGCATGAAGACGGTTTCCCGTACCACCTTGGCCAGAGTGAACGATGAACAGCCGCATGAGTTGTACAAAGAGCTCTTTTACAAAATGCTGCATCGATGCAAGGCAGTTGCACCCAGTCATCGCTTCAAGATCGATGAAAAAGTCTATCTGCTGGATGCCACCACCATCAATCTCTGTCTGGAGGCGTTCCCTTGGGCCACCTACCGGCAGAAGAAGGGTGCCATAAAGATGCATGTCGGTCTTGATGCTGACGGCTATCTGCCTGAGTTCATCGATGTGACCGAAGGCAAGAAGCACGAGATGTCCTGGGCCAGGATGCTACAACTGCCTGCCGGTTCACTGGCCGTCTTTGACCGGGGCTTCACCGATTACGACTGGTGGCAGCAACTAACGACCAACGGCATCTTCTTCGTAACCCGGCTGAAAGAGAACGCCTTGGTGGAATACTTCAAGAAGCGTCCCGGCAGGAAAGCAACGGGCGTCATTCTTGACCAGGAGATTCGGCTCAAAGGGATGAAGGACAAACTGCGGCTTGTCCAGTTCATCGCCGATGACGGCAACGATTACCGCTTCGTGACCAATGCGCATCACCTGAAAGCAGCAATCGTGGCGGATCTCTACAAAGAGCGCTGGAAGATCGAACTGTTCTTCAAGTGGATCAAACAGAACCTGAAGATCAAGACCTTCCTCGGCACCTCGGAGAATGCCGTACTCACACAGATCTGGATTGCCCTGTGCGTGTATCTGGTACTGGCATACTTGACGTTTCTGTCAAAGATCGGATCGTCGATGCAGCAGATATTACGGTTATTACAGCTGAATTTGTTCGAGCGGCGAGACCTTGAAAGCCTATTCAAACCACCGAAAGTAGAGGCTTCGCCACAACTGGTGCTGCTTTAG